In the Chryseobacterium sp. MYb264 genome, one interval contains:
- a CDS encoding SdiA-regulated domain-containing protein, with protein MRKYLLTLLFLSALSPLEAQKIKTLTPFEKINIRVPEPSDIVLHPDGNSFFIVSDNGYLFETDLKGNIIRKADYKGLDNEGVYADEHYVYAVEEFSRAIAVLDLKTLKLERRIYIPYSGGRNSGYEAMTFNKAKGKFLLFTEKNPIYLIELDPDFKEYNRIDISELSRDVSAATFYHDHLWILGDESMTLYKLDPNTYEKLAEWKLPIVNPEGMTFDRQGNLVILSDDMQTMYYFKNPEQ; from the coding sequence ATGAGAAAATATCTATTGACACTATTATTTCTGTCTGCTTTATCACCATTGGAGGCACAGAAAATTAAGACGTTAACACCCTTTGAAAAAATAAACATCCGCGTACCTGAGCCTTCGGACATCGTATTGCATCCCGATGGAAATTCCTTTTTTATTGTAAGTGATAACGGCTATCTCTTTGAAACCGATTTAAAAGGAAATATTATTAGAAAAGCCGATTATAAAGGATTGGACAATGAAGGCGTCTATGCTGATGAACATTATGTATATGCCGTTGAAGAATTTTCAAGAGCGATCGCTGTTTTAGATTTAAAAACGCTGAAGCTTGAAAGAAGAATTTATATTCCCTACAGTGGGGGACGAAATTCCGGCTATGAAGCAATGACTTTTAATAAAGCGAAAGGGAAGTTTTTATTATTTACAGAAAAAAATCCTATCTATCTTATCGAACTTGATCCTGATTTTAAGGAATATAACCGAATCGATATCAGCGAACTCTCCAGGGATGTTTCTGCGGCTACTTTTTACCATGATCATCTCTGGATTCTGGGCGATGAATCAATGACTCTCTACAAACTGGATCCCAACACGTATGAAAAGTTGGCAGAGTGGAAACTCCCGATCGTAAACCCCGAAGGTATGACTTTCGACAGGCAGGGTAATCTTGTCATTCTATCCGATGATATGCAAACGATGTATTATTTTAAAAACCCAGAACAATGA